From the Anabas testudineus chromosome 23, fAnaTes1.2, whole genome shotgun sequence genome, one window contains:
- the LOC113162862 gene encoding glutamate receptor-interacting protein 1-like yields MYKQPGDPLIISDIKKGSVAHRTGTLELGDKLLAIDNIRVENCSMEEAVQILQQCEELVKLKIRKDEDNSDEQEVSGSIIYTVELQRYGGPLGITISGTEEPFDPIIISSLSKGGLAERTGAIHVGDRILAINSSSLKGKPLSEAISLLQQAGETVTLKIKKQGELSSPKSCVIGPGLGLGTGLCEDNQDGEEEPVVMVAPRSSQRAFNTLPSVDSAVESWDGSNMDSSFTTPAPPFQSSPYSFHEWRSNKTSNSQSSSSTRQRTNPLSDLGLSDDDWDRPPLGGFTVGHDGTEPDQEENFWSQALEDLETCGQSGILRELEATIMSGSTLSLNHDPTPQRSSLGRQASFQERSSSRPQVTPRSNTLPSDPQRRAFAMRKMRQEVNEILNQNPVELHKLTLEKASDLEDFGFSVSDGLLDRGVYVNNIRPGGPAEQGGLRAYDRILQINHVRTRDFDCCLVVPLIAESPNRLELVVSRSPTSSSLLANHTDGTNNSSHSHQPTGSDLGPSEHPGEDSGPIKWSQPGDGLGAGLGVGQVNNSSL; encoded by the exons ATGTATAAGCAACCTGGTGATCCTCTGATCATCTCAGACATCAAGAAAGGCAGCGTCGCACACAG GACGGGAACGCTGGAGCTCGGGGACAAGCTGCTGGCCATAGATAACATCCGTGTGGAGAACTGCTCGATGGAGGAAGCTGTTCAGATCCTTCAGCAGTGTGAGGAGCTCGTCAAACTGAAGATCCGCAAAGACGAAGACAACTCTG ATGAGCAGGAGGTGTCCGGCAGCATCATCTACACCGTGGAGCTGCAGCGGTACGGAGGCCCACTGGGAATCACCATCTCAGGCACAGAGGAGCCCTTCGACCCCATCATCATTTCCTCACTGAGCAAGGGGGGGCTAGCAGAGAG gacCGGTGCGATTCACGTGGGGGATCGTATCCTGGcgatcaacagcagcagcctgaaggGAAAACCACTGAGTGAAGCAATCAGTCTGCTGCAGCAAGCAGGAGAGACGGTCACACTGAAGATTAAGAAGCAGGGAGAAC TGTCAAGCCCCAAGTCCTGTGTGATCGGTCCCGGTCTGGGCCTGGGGACGGGACTCTGTGAGGACAACCAGGACGGAGAGGAGGAGCCGGTCGTCATGGTCGCGCCTCGGTCCAGTCAGAGAGCGTTCAACACACTGCCGTCGGTTGACAGCGCTGTCGAGTCCTGGGATGGATCAAACATGGACAGCAGCTTCACCACTCCGG cTCCACCATTTCAGTCGTCTCCGTACAGTTTCCACGAGTGGCGCAGCAACAAGACCTCCAACAGCCAATCGTCATCCTCCACTCGCCAGAGAACCAATCCGCTGTCAGATCTGGGTCTAAGTGATGACGACTGGGACCGCCCACCACTCGGAGG GTTCACTGTGGGCCATGACGGCACCGAACCAGACCAGGAGGAGAACTTCTGGTCTCAGGCTCTGGAGGATCTGGAGACCTGTGGCCAGAGCGGCATCCTGAGGGAACTGGAG GCAACCATCATGTCAGGGTCCACCCTCAGTCTAAACCATGACCCCACACCCCAACGCAGCAGTCTGGGACGCCAGGCGAGCTTCCAGGAACGCAGCAGCTCCAGACCACAG GTGACTCCTCGGTCCAACACCTTACCATCTGACCCTCAACGCAGAGCTTTTGCCATGAGGAAGATGAGGCAGGAAGTGAATGAGATCCTAAAccagaaccctgtggaactccacaAG TTGACTCTAGAGAAGGCCTCCGACCTGGAGGACTttggtttcagtgtttcagaCGGTTTGCTTGATCGTGGTGTCTATGTTAACAACATCCGACCCGGAGGCCCAGCAGAGCAGGGTGGACTCCGAGCTTACGACCGAATACTACAG ATCAACCACGTGCGGACCAGGGACTTTGACTGCTGCCTCGTAGTTCCTCTGATCGCAGAGTCTCCAAATCGCCTGGAGCTCGTCGTCAGCCGAagccccacctcctcctctctgctggcAAATCACACTGATGGcaccaacaacagcagccaCTCCCATCAGCCAACTGGAAGCGATCTGGGACCCTCTGAGCATCCAGGAGAGGATAGTGGTCCAATCAAGTGGAGCCAACCAGGAGATGGGCTAGGGGCAGGGCTTGGGGTGGGTCAGGTGAATAATAGTTCCTTATAG